Proteins encoded together in one Venturia canescens isolate UGA chromosome 10, ASM1945775v1, whole genome shotgun sequence window:
- the LOC122417662 gene encoding frequenin-1 → MGKKNSKLKQDTIDRLTTDTYFTEKEIRQWHKGFLKDCPDGLLKEQGFIKIYKQFFPKGDPSKFATLVFKVFDENNDGTIEFEEFIRALSVTSRGNLDEKLHWAFRLYDVDNDGFITREEMYNIVDAIYQMVGQQPHAEDENTPQKRVDKIFDQMDKNHDDKLTLEEFREGSKADPRIVQALSLGGE, encoded by the exons AtgggaaagaaaaacagcaAGTTGAAGCAAGACACCATCGATCGTCTCACCACCGACACTTACT TCACGGAAAAGGAAATCCGGCAATG GCACAAAGGATTTCTGAAGGATTGTCCAGACGGCCTGCTGAAGGAACAg GGTTTTATCAAGATTTACAAGCAGTTCTTTCCGAAAGGTGATCCATCGAAATTCGCGACGCTGGTATTCAAGGTTTTCGACGAGAATAAC GATGGGACGATAGAGTTTGAAGAATTCATACGAGCTTTGTCCGTCACGTCGAGGGGAAATTTGGACGAGAAATTACACT GGGCGTTCAGGCTTTACGACGTCGACAACGACGGTTTCATCACGCGGGAAGAGATGTACAACATCGTGGACGCGATATACCAAATGGTG GGTCAGCAACCTCACGCGGAGGATGAAAACACGCCACAAAAAAGGGTCGACAAGATATTCGATCAGATGGACAAGAATCACGACGATAAACTCACCCTCGAGGAATTCAGGGAGGGCAGTAAAGCGGACCCGAGGATCGTTCAGGCGCTGTCACTGGGCGGTGAGTAG
- the LOC122417658 gene encoding 4-coumarate--CoA ligase 1-like isoform X1, which produces MSGDTTYNYEGSKNFVIENGILKGGALNYLTGHDSFGELVLERLRAKPNFVGEVDGATGREINFAEMEEKSVKCAMWMKERNIQAGDTVGICTHNQVDMYVPCFASLYLGAVYNPWWHTRITKEMAKHFLHLAKPKVVFVDEPSTCLVIAAANEIKMELIIVVFGKSSKAQSLDDVIETQHTEIVSTFNCTKLSSLDEPAVIVFTSGTTGFPKGSLHSNRSVLGNLPVWTETKESNGPVTSMIFSPLAWATGVMIMLRSIFQYETRIIYPEFNEEKSLELIEKYKVNWMLLGTSFATRLHCCSSIEKYDLSTLKNLWITGGIVRREIQTKISSKFPGIKILQMYGSTELGGIAIMQNENTNFGSSGTIVRNMTMKIVDPESGRVLGPNKNGEALFKSPYMMTSYYDSPEATRETIDADGWLHSGDIAYYDESGQIYIVDRIKEIIKYRGNHVSPTMVEKTLLQHPGVLEVAVLGVPHKIDDELPIAFVLKAPDSKVTKTELEDRVANMLPDYMRLRGGVEFVTKMPHTASGKTAKTELKKLLSNYSK; this is translated from the exons ATGTCAGGAGACACAACGTACAATTACGAA GGCTCGAAGAATTTCGTCATCGAAAATGGGATTTTGAAAGGTGGAGCATTGAACTATCTCACCGGCCATGACAGTTTTGGGGAACTGGTGCTCGAACGATTGCGAGCGAAACCCAACTTTGTTGGAGAG GTCGACGGCGCTACTGGTCGGGAAATAAACTTTGCCGAAATGGAAGAAAAGAGTGTCAAGTGCGCGATGTGGATGAAAGAACGAAATATTCAGGCAGGTGACACTGTCGGAATTTGTACTCACAACCAAGTTGACATGTATGTACCTTGCTTCGCTTCACTTTATCTCGGAGCTGTATACAATCCATGGTGGCACACTAGAATTACCAAAG AAATGGCCAAGCACTTTCTGCATCTCGCTAAACCGAAAGTGGTGTTCGTCGACGAACCGTCAACTTGCTTGGTCATCGCAGCTGCAAACGAgataaaaatggaattgaTAATAGTCGTGTTCGGCAAGTCATCCAAGGCTCAGTCGCTCGATGACGTTATCGAGACGCAGCACACTGAAATAGTATCAACGTTTAATTGCACTAAGTTATCGAGTCTCGATGAACCTGCTGTTATCGTTTTTACTTCCGGAACGACCGGATTCCCGAAAGGCTCGCTGCACTCGAACAGATCGGTTCTTGGGAACCTGCCGGTCTGGACCGAAACGAAAGAAAGTAACGGGCCGGTAACATCGATGATATTTTCGCCACTCGCATGGGCCACCGGCGTAATGATAATGCTGCGAAGCATCTTCCAATACGAAACGAGAATCATTTATCCGGAATTCAATGAAGAGAAGAGTCTCGAACTTATAGAAAAATACAAG GTAAACTGGATGCTGCTGGGCACGAGTTTCGCAACGAGACTTCACTGTTGTTCATCGATTGAGAAATACGATCTCAGTACTCTgaaaaatttgtggataaCTGGAGGTATCGTAAGAAGAGAAATTCAAACGAAAATATCCTCCAAATTCCCAGGAATAAAAATCCTGCAGATGTACG GTTCGACCGAATTGGGGGGAATCGCTATAATGCAAAacgaaaatacgaatttcggTTCGTCTGGCACAATCGTTCGCAATATGACAATGAAAATCGTCGATCCTGAGAGCGGAAGAGTTCTGGGGCCGAATAAAAATGGAGAAGCATTATTCAAGTCCCCTTACATGATGACGTCTTATTACGACAGTCCTGAAGCAACGAGAGAAACGATTGACGCTGATG GCTGGTTGCACAGTGGTGACATCGCTTATTACGATGAATCCGGCCAGATTTACATAGTCGATCGGATTAAGGAGATTATTAAATACAGAGGAAACCACGTGTCACCAACCATGGTAGAAAAAACTCTGCTGCAACATCCAGGAGTGTTGGAGGTTGCTGTGCTGGGAGTACCTCATAAAATCGATGACGAGCTTCCCATTGCTTTCGTATTGAAGGCGCCCGATTCTAAG GTGACGAAAACCGAGCTCGAGGATCGCGTTGCCAACATGCTGCCCGATTACATGAGACTCCGTGGTGGGGTTGAATTTGTCACCAAAATGCCTCACACCGCCTCCGGGAAGACGGCCAAaacagagttgaaaaaattattatcaaaCTACTCGAAATGA
- the LOC122417658 gene encoding 4-coumarate--CoA ligase 1-like isoform X2 has translation MDDGRKKIKMVDGATGREINFAEMEEKSVKCAMWMKERNIQAGDTVGICTHNQVDMYVPCFASLYLGAVYNPWWHTRITKEMAKHFLHLAKPKVVFVDEPSTCLVIAAANEIKMELIIVVFGKSSKAQSLDDVIETQHTEIVSTFNCTKLSSLDEPAVIVFTSGTTGFPKGSLHSNRSVLGNLPVWTETKESNGPVTSMIFSPLAWATGVMIMLRSIFQYETRIIYPEFNEEKSLELIEKYKVNWMLLGTSFATRLHCCSSIEKYDLSTLKNLWITGGIVRREIQTKISSKFPGIKILQMYGSTELGGIAIMQNENTNFGSSGTIVRNMTMKIVDPESGRVLGPNKNGEALFKSPYMMTSYYDSPEATRETIDADGWLHSGDIAYYDESGQIYIVDRIKEIIKYRGNHVSPTMVEKTLLQHPGVLEVAVLGVPHKIDDELPIAFVLKAPDSKVTKTELEDRVANMLPDYMRLRGGVEFVTKMPHTASGKTAKTELKKLLSNYSK, from the exons ATGGAtgatgggagaaaaaaaataaaaatg GTCGACGGCGCTACTGGTCGGGAAATAAACTTTGCCGAAATGGAAGAAAAGAGTGTCAAGTGCGCGATGTGGATGAAAGAACGAAATATTCAGGCAGGTGACACTGTCGGAATTTGTACTCACAACCAAGTTGACATGTATGTACCTTGCTTCGCTTCACTTTATCTCGGAGCTGTATACAATCCATGGTGGCACACTAGAATTACCAAAG AAATGGCCAAGCACTTTCTGCATCTCGCTAAACCGAAAGTGGTGTTCGTCGACGAACCGTCAACTTGCTTGGTCATCGCAGCTGCAAACGAgataaaaatggaattgaTAATAGTCGTGTTCGGCAAGTCATCCAAGGCTCAGTCGCTCGATGACGTTATCGAGACGCAGCACACTGAAATAGTATCAACGTTTAATTGCACTAAGTTATCGAGTCTCGATGAACCTGCTGTTATCGTTTTTACTTCCGGAACGACCGGATTCCCGAAAGGCTCGCTGCACTCGAACAGATCGGTTCTTGGGAACCTGCCGGTCTGGACCGAAACGAAAGAAAGTAACGGGCCGGTAACATCGATGATATTTTCGCCACTCGCATGGGCCACCGGCGTAATGATAATGCTGCGAAGCATCTTCCAATACGAAACGAGAATCATTTATCCGGAATTCAATGAAGAGAAGAGTCTCGAACTTATAGAAAAATACAAG GTAAACTGGATGCTGCTGGGCACGAGTTTCGCAACGAGACTTCACTGTTGTTCATCGATTGAGAAATACGATCTCAGTACTCTgaaaaatttgtggataaCTGGAGGTATCGTAAGAAGAGAAATTCAAACGAAAATATCCTCCAAATTCCCAGGAATAAAAATCCTGCAGATGTACG GTTCGACCGAATTGGGGGGAATCGCTATAATGCAAAacgaaaatacgaatttcggTTCGTCTGGCACAATCGTTCGCAATATGACAATGAAAATCGTCGATCCTGAGAGCGGAAGAGTTCTGGGGCCGAATAAAAATGGAGAAGCATTATTCAAGTCCCCTTACATGATGACGTCTTATTACGACAGTCCTGAAGCAACGAGAGAAACGATTGACGCTGATG GCTGGTTGCACAGTGGTGACATCGCTTATTACGATGAATCCGGCCAGATTTACATAGTCGATCGGATTAAGGAGATTATTAAATACAGAGGAAACCACGTGTCACCAACCATGGTAGAAAAAACTCTGCTGCAACATCCAGGAGTGTTGGAGGTTGCTGTGCTGGGAGTACCTCATAAAATCGATGACGAGCTTCCCATTGCTTTCGTATTGAAGGCGCCCGATTCTAAG GTGACGAAAACCGAGCTCGAGGATCGCGTTGCCAACATGCTGCCCGATTACATGAGACTCCGTGGTGGGGTTGAATTTGTCACCAAAATGCCTCACACCGCCTCCGGGAAGACGGCCAAaacagagttgaaaaaattattatcaaaCTACTCGAAATGA
- the LOC122417658 gene encoding 4-coumarate--CoA ligase 1-like isoform X3 — MEEKSVKCAMWMKERNIQAGDTVGICTHNQVDMYVPCFASLYLGAVYNPWWHTRITKEMAKHFLHLAKPKVVFVDEPSTCLVIAAANEIKMELIIVVFGKSSKAQSLDDVIETQHTEIVSTFNCTKLSSLDEPAVIVFTSGTTGFPKGSLHSNRSVLGNLPVWTETKESNGPVTSMIFSPLAWATGVMIMLRSIFQYETRIIYPEFNEEKSLELIEKYKVNWMLLGTSFATRLHCCSSIEKYDLSTLKNLWITGGIVRREIQTKISSKFPGIKILQMYGSTELGGIAIMQNENTNFGSSGTIVRNMTMKIVDPESGRVLGPNKNGEALFKSPYMMTSYYDSPEATRETIDADGWLHSGDIAYYDESGQIYIVDRIKEIIKYRGNHVSPTMVEKTLLQHPGVLEVAVLGVPHKIDDELPIAFVLKAPDSKVTKTELEDRVANMLPDYMRLRGGVEFVTKMPHTASGKTAKTELKKLLSNYSK; from the exons ATGGAAGAAAAGAGTGTCAAGTGCGCGATGTGGATGAAAGAACGAAATATTCAGGCAGGTGACACTGTCGGAATTTGTACTCACAACCAAGTTGACATGTATGTACCTTGCTTCGCTTCACTTTATCTCGGAGCTGTATACAATCCATGGTGGCACACTAGAATTACCAAAG AAATGGCCAAGCACTTTCTGCATCTCGCTAAACCGAAAGTGGTGTTCGTCGACGAACCGTCAACTTGCTTGGTCATCGCAGCTGCAAACGAgataaaaatggaattgaTAATAGTCGTGTTCGGCAAGTCATCCAAGGCTCAGTCGCTCGATGACGTTATCGAGACGCAGCACACTGAAATAGTATCAACGTTTAATTGCACTAAGTTATCGAGTCTCGATGAACCTGCTGTTATCGTTTTTACTTCCGGAACGACCGGATTCCCGAAAGGCTCGCTGCACTCGAACAGATCGGTTCTTGGGAACCTGCCGGTCTGGACCGAAACGAAAGAAAGTAACGGGCCGGTAACATCGATGATATTTTCGCCACTCGCATGGGCCACCGGCGTAATGATAATGCTGCGAAGCATCTTCCAATACGAAACGAGAATCATTTATCCGGAATTCAATGAAGAGAAGAGTCTCGAACTTATAGAAAAATACAAG GTAAACTGGATGCTGCTGGGCACGAGTTTCGCAACGAGACTTCACTGTTGTTCATCGATTGAGAAATACGATCTCAGTACTCTgaaaaatttgtggataaCTGGAGGTATCGTAAGAAGAGAAATTCAAACGAAAATATCCTCCAAATTCCCAGGAATAAAAATCCTGCAGATGTACG GTTCGACCGAATTGGGGGGAATCGCTATAATGCAAAacgaaaatacgaatttcggTTCGTCTGGCACAATCGTTCGCAATATGACAATGAAAATCGTCGATCCTGAGAGCGGAAGAGTTCTGGGGCCGAATAAAAATGGAGAAGCATTATTCAAGTCCCCTTACATGATGACGTCTTATTACGACAGTCCTGAAGCAACGAGAGAAACGATTGACGCTGATG GCTGGTTGCACAGTGGTGACATCGCTTATTACGATGAATCCGGCCAGATTTACATAGTCGATCGGATTAAGGAGATTATTAAATACAGAGGAAACCACGTGTCACCAACCATGGTAGAAAAAACTCTGCTGCAACATCCAGGAGTGTTGGAGGTTGCTGTGCTGGGAGTACCTCATAAAATCGATGACGAGCTTCCCATTGCTTTCGTATTGAAGGCGCCCGATTCTAAG GTGACGAAAACCGAGCTCGAGGATCGCGTTGCCAACATGCTGCCCGATTACATGAGACTCCGTGGTGGGGTTGAATTTGTCACCAAAATGCCTCACACCGCCTCCGGGAAGACGGCCAAaacagagttgaaaaaattattatcaaaCTACTCGAAATGA